The window tcaCGTGTCTGTTGTtgacctgtgttttgtttattaagATGCATTAAAGTTTAAAGGCTTATTCTGACGGcaacaaatgtgaaaataaaagtttgtaGGATCTCAAAGCTCCAACTTTTAAAAAGACAGTAAGAACCTCTGTTGTGTGTTATAGTGACTCATCCTTCCACACATAGAGGATCTTTGGGACGCACAGACACAGCTTCAGGTTTCCCGTCGCCATGGAAACGGCAGCATCACAACCTGACATCACTTTAGATAATTCATACCCTTAAAgggggaaaagaaaaatacatccCAGAAAAAACAGGCGATGTCCGGAGGTGAAGAGCGGGCTCTGCTGGAGCTCAACCTGCGGAGGGAGACGTGGTGTCGGGTGGACGGGAACCCCCAGCAGGCCTGGGAGAGGGCCGAGAAGAGACACTACCGGGGTCACCTGCGGACCAGCCCGGTCCTCCTCACCGCTCTGACCGCCGGACCGCAGAGGAGGGCGGCCGATCGCTGCAGGCCTCCCCCCTCCGAGCTCCCGGAGAGAAGACACTACGAAGAGAGCTGTAAGAGTTTACTGGAATCCTcctgatgtctttaaatgagTTTATAATCTCTAAAGTATCATTATTTCATGCTTAATTCATGACAGAACTCAAATCCAGGCTGGGATATTTGTTtagtgcatatatatatatatatatttatagtagtGATGAGAGTCTATTTCTTTAAATTAAGTATGTGGAAAAACTGATATTGGAAGTTTTATTATTTCttgtatttgttcatttattttgcatatatttttatttattcttgtatttaattttaattatttatttattttataaaaaataaatacacaaaataaataaatacataaaaaagtaataaaaacaacaataataataataaaatgaaaggaaaattTAACAGAAGAgttaataaataagggaataaatacaaagatacCTCTTTAATACctttcattcattattattattatttttattattatttttgttattattgttttgattaattttcAATGTTATTCATAaatctttgcatttattttgtatttaaaaaataataataataaataaatacaaaatacatgaataaataaaaagtaaatgcaaaaataaataaataaattaaaaaatgtataaaaataaatacataaacaaataaagaagcaTTTTAAAACTGAAATTTCAATTTATGTTTAAGACATCACAGAACACGTTGGCAGGATACACATGATTTGTAATGAATGGGTTTAAGCTTGAAAATCTCCAGTGTTGTCAttcaacacatttaaataatgtCTGATTATCTTGGTGGTTTATTATGTGATCATACTGTTTCATAATAATCTGACTCCCGTCTGTAACGCCTCTGTTCTCCTCCAGATAAATCACACCTGGTGTAGCCGGCTGCAGCCTGACGACCACGAGCtggttcaacaaacacacacgatGCATTCAGGGACCTGAACACACATGATGCATTCAGGGACCTGAACACACGATGCATTCAGGGACCTGATCACACGATGCATTCAGGGACCTGAACACACTTCAACTTCCAGTGTTTTATTTCCATAAACAGAGAACCGAGTACATCATAATTCAATTATTAATAAACAATAATGAAGTGTTGATCTTTGCCTTGAAGATGTGTTTCTGCCTGTCTCTCTATACGGACTATACGCCTCCCTCAGGCCAAACCTCCCCTTTCAGAAGCTCGTGTActtctgtgtgcgtgtgagcgTGAAACATTAAAAGGGAAAAGTCTGTGTGCGTTTTGTGCGGTGGCGAGCTGAACAGTTTGTGGCGACAGACCTTTGACCTCGGCGATGTAGCGGCAGGACAGGACGATGTTACAGGGCTCGTTCCTCAcctgggagacagagagagagacaggaagaggttgaaacaacaacatctgcAGAGGAGATGCAGATGTGTCACAGTGGATGTAAACATGATGAGTTTGATCATTTTAAACTCACGTGCTTGTCGAGCCCCAGAGCAGGAGAGTCCGTCTCTAGACAGATGTGTTCCAGCGGGATCTGCTTGATCAGTTTGTCTCTCTGTATTCAAATAAGTATTATTTCATCATTATAACGAACTGATGCGACCGACGTCAGGACATCTTCCCCGAGGATctcaggcaggcaaactcagTATCTGAGATCTGAGTTTGCCTGCTCAGATCTCAGATACTGAAATAATAATTGtctaatatattaatattaaaataattaaaaataattagtttagttttgtgtgttgtgttctgTCGTGTATTTATGAGATATTACACTTCGTATTGCTAAACAGCATGTATTTTATAAGttgggtgttttgttttttttacccatcaTGCATCACACGTCAGCGAGCACGTACTGTACTTCATCTGCATATTTTATATGACTGCACATGAGCCAAAGTTCAGCTGAAGTTTTATGGATTTAACAACAATGCAGACAAAGAGGTTTCTGTTGCACATTCATACGAGACCAAAGAGCattttgatgatgatgtttgcacTTATTTGGGtccatatatacacacatattaacCTCAGTAATCTTTGGCTTGAACATACAGGATCCTCCCTGAGGGCTGACCCTACCTATAGAATCATACATGAAAAGAAATAATTGAAAGAAGTCCTTTTTTTCTACCTGTTGGTTCCTGCAGACTGCAGGTGGGAAGGAGAACAGGTAACCGGCCTTCACACCTTCCAGCGCCACCGACGGCTTCCCAGCAAAGTTATGAAGCAGAGCTCGACTGATACCTGGCGGGAAAATCAGAAAGACGTGACGtccagatgtcttgttttgcagccgtgtaaatgtataaaatagaTTAAGACGCCCACCTTGTTCTCTCATGGTCGCTATGGTGACCTTAGCAGCTGATCGTGAGTGGACGTTCCTGTGCAGAAAACAGCATttatttagggttagggttcacaTTCAGAGAGGAAAGTAGAAACGTGGTGGATTTGAACATGTCATTTGTGATTGTTTCTTTGCAGGTATAACTCTGAATTCATTGGACAATGAGTGGGAAGCTTGTCATTGAGATTGTCATCAGATTGTCATGAAGGAATCCTGCAGAGCTCGGAGGTTGAACTGTATATTATCTATGTTACTGTGCTCACACAGGCAGGTCCAGCTCCTTGGCGACGTTCAGCTGCTTAATGAAGACGTTCATCTGGTCGTCTCTGTCCTGCTGAGCGGGAGCACGCCACGGCGTGAAGTCGAGGCCGATCTGGAAACAAACGTAGACGACAATATTACTCAGAGCCTCGCAGGAGATGTACTGTAGATGttcttgttttattaaaatgatgaggtgCTCAAATGTtccacagagaagtactcgtatcggtactcggtatcggtgagtacccaaatgtaagtacttgtactcggtctgataaAAAGTGGTATCCGTGCATCCCTATAATTCAACACGGTGAAAATACTCTACTACAAGTAAAGGTCCTGCATTtaagtatattattattattttcagcagaatgtatttaaagtaaaagtctATCTGcgtcagtaaaatgttccctgtcagcgTTTTACCGTTCTATGGGATGTTCCTGGATTAATATCAGCGCTGCATTGTgttcagagcagcaggaggacggaCCAACCCTATCCATAACAATAACAGTTATGGAAACGAGACTCTGGGACTGTTGACTCAACGCTGTGATCggactgaacacacacattcctcaACAAGCAACTACAGAacaaagggtgtgtgtgtgtgtgtgtgtgtgtgtgtgtgtgtgtgtgtgtctgattgtGACCGACTCTGCTCGTTCACCGTTCCTCATGAGGACGATCAGGAGGTGAGTTGGGAGTTTTAACTAGTTTAATCTGCTTTACTTCACCAGAAGTCACATTAAAGTTGGATATGTGAGACGAGAGGTTGAAGGCTACCTGAGGAACTGGACCAGGTTAGATtcaaaaaatgatttcaacTACACACACTAAATTCTTTTGTTTAGTTCACGAGTtcccttcatcacaatgatcagatgttttgcggctccagacagatttatttttagacAGTAAAGGTTTCTGACTCCTGGTCTAGAGTGAGTTAGACTTGTAGCTCTTAATTTAAGAGTCCTCTTTTTCTTCTACTTAGTTCTTTGATTTCCTTCATCCTTTAGTCCGCCTCACCTCTTTTCATGTTGTACCATCTAAGCTCcatgtaaataaaatatctttatttCTACCATCTGTTTTCATGTCGCCTTCCTTTCCCCCAACGAGCCGAGTGAGGGCTCCTTTGAAGAGCTGTTTGAAGGTTAAGATTAGAAGAAGGATTAGATTAAAGTGACAGTAAGAATATAGAAGAACAAACTTCCTACCTCTCCGATAGCGACGAGgcgttgtctgtgtttgtagaAGTGAGGCAGGGCAGCGTCCAGCTCCTTAAGAGGAGACACTAAAGAGAGGTCACACTTCCCCGGTTCATCACTGACATCAACACAGATATTTATGTATTACAAGTTTTATGAAActctatgtttaaatatgcaaatgaggcattatcttattaaattcATACCTTTAAAATAAGGTATAAAGATATGATTTCCTCAAGGTACAGGGATGAAGGGGGGGTTCGACAATCACAAGGTGTTTACAGGGATTACTGTTTATTTACTGGTTACTTCATATTTAAGTTTATTACTAACATGTTGTCACTATGGAACTGAGATgatggaaacttgaatttccctcgggatcaataaagttactatctacctatctatctatctatctatctatctatctatctatctatccatctatctatctatctatctatctatctatctatctatctatctatctatctacctatctctCTATCCATCTCCTGCAGCAGTAATAACTAACGGGGATCCTAAATGAAGTAAAGTTCCAGCAGCAGAGTTAATCCCGGCTCAGCTGACCTGCTTGAGGATCAGATCTCCATCAGTAACCTGAGAGCTTcattcaaatgtgttttatttgcagATTCAAAGTTGAGAGAGAAGACAAATGTTGATTCTGTGACTTTGTGTTTAAAGGGAGCGTCTCTCTGTTTCTACATCATCAAAGGTTTATGTTGTAATATTTATCTCCTTTATgagaaatgtacatttttgtaCTTTCAATAACAAGTTAAAAGAACAAACAGATCCCCCTTCATGTCCTCCAGAGGCCTCCGAgaccctccctcctcctgtgTTCCTCACTGAGATCACAGAGATCACTGGGTTCAGCTCCTCTCAGAGTCACTCCAGTAAAACAATCAAAAGCTGGACGAGGTGCTGGGACTGTTGTCCTACCTGAGGCTTCACGCTGCGCCGCTCGCCTCCTTCGCCGCCCTGCAGCGGATGGAGGCCGAAACACGGAGCCACCAGGTCTGGATAACTGAGAGGAGAATTCAACGGTAACACCCTGGATAATAAACACGGAGCTGTCCAGCTGAGAGCAGCTGTCTACGGGACAatggacatttatttattcttcacaTCAAGTCACTGTGACTTCAGAGAGAAGGAACATTCAGTTCTGCTCTCGCTGTCGGTGCTGTTCTGAGGTTCTGGCACTTCACTAGAGGATTGTACTTTAGTAAGACTGTATACTGTCTAACAGGTGAAGTTACCCCTGAGGTAATATACTAAACACATTCACTTCTAAAGTAGTTTAAATGATCAGGCAGAATGTGAGGTAGTTCAACCACACAGAGAAGGGATTTTAATtgaccttaaaggaacagtgtgtcacaCTACAGGGGATCAACTAGCagaactgtgttttcatttagtgtataatcagctgcAACTCAGAACGGTTGTGTTTCCATCAGCTTAGAATGaatccttcatatctacagagagcaggtcctcttcacagagtcctccatgttgctccttcatgttgctccttcatgttgctcctccatgttgctccttcatgttgctccttcatgttgctcctccatgttgctcctccatgttgctccttcatgttgctccttcatgttgctcctccatgttgctccttcatgttgctcctccatgttgctccttcatgttgctcctccatgttgctcctccatgttgctccttcatgttgctcctccatattgctccttcatgttggtcctccatattgctcctccatgttgctcctccatgttgctccttcatgttgctcctccatgttgctccttcatgatgctcctccatgttgctcctccatgttgctccttcatgttgatcctccatgtt is drawn from Sebastes umbrosus isolate fSebUmb1 chromosome 18, fSebUmb1.pri, whole genome shotgun sequence and contains these coding sequences:
- the LOC119477614 gene encoding spermatogenesis-associated protein 45-like; translated protein: MSGGEERALLELNLRRETWCRVDGNPQQAWERAEKRHYRGHLRTSPVLLTALTAGPQRRAADRCRPPPSELPERRHYEESYKSHLV
- the tatdn3 gene encoding putative deoxyribonuclease tatdn3, which codes for MAFGFVDCHCHISAREFEEDLEDVIQRSTEVGVKTLVAVTEGVGEFDRVLQLQERYPDLVAPCFGLHPLQGGEGGERRSVKPQELDAALPHFYKHRQRLVAIGEIGLDFTPWRAPAQQDRDDQMNVFIKQLNVAKELDLPVNVHSRSAAKVTIATMREQGISRALLHNFAGKPSVALEGVKAGYLFSFPPAVCRNQQRDKLIKQIPLEHICLETDSPALGLDKHVRNEPCNIVLSCRYIAEVKGLSPQTVQLATAQNAHRLFPFNVSRSHAHRSTRASERGGLA